A genome region from bacterium includes the following:
- a CDS encoding sulfurtransferase, with protein sequence MNHSPGFLKVVNDSKTRVQEVSVQQCLDDVQKNPAIALIDVREESEYAAGHVSGAEHIGRGVIERDIETKHPDHDQVLYLYCGGGFRSALAADNLQKMGYSRVYSVAGGWRAFLDIQAPVEKP encoded by the coding sequence ATGAACCACAGCCCGGGCTTTCTAAAAGTTGTAAATGATTCCAAAACACGGGTGCAAGAAGTTTCGGTACAACAGTGTCTTGACGATGTTCAAAAAAATCCCGCGATAGCATTGATCGATGTGCGTGAAGAAAGCGAATATGCGGCGGGCCACGTTTCCGGTGCGGAACATATCGGGCGCGGTGTTATCGAAAGAGATATCGAAACCAAACACCCGGACCACGATCAAGTATTGTACCTCTATTGCGGCGGCGGTTTTCGTTCTGCGCTTGCGGCGGATAATCTGCAAAAAATGGGTTATTCGCGCGTCTATTCCGTAGCCGGCGGGTGGCGAGCATTTTTAGATATCCAGGCACCGGTCGAAAAACCATAA
- a CDS encoding class I SAM-dependent methyltransferase, which translates to MRFVFPGLPVKNNTDLLTQLNRGAEVVAERLKTMDWSAVPVSDYNKRYLKKYTAKLTPTFQKYVYILALALEKQDDIARCTLVDFGGGCGLLSCIAKAAGVGRVVYNDIFETSVQDVRKLSELWQIPINDFVCGDLDAIHQFLEREKINCDAFVSCDVLEHIYRHELFFKQAAVLPSKAMSLVMSTHANPLNPAIRRSLQASQRRVELEDRKAEWGHKDRDDLRSYRRIRAEMIGAENSDLKKETIYELAERTRGMKAEDIRATVEIFKTEGRMPPKPDHPTNTCDPGNGNWADRLLEPQVYAHALKEAGFETTVYSGFYGHPHPTVRRAIARLLDTGIRWLGHHQGVRLASYFIVKGVK; encoded by the coding sequence ATGCGATTTGTTTTTCCGGGATTGCCGGTTAAAAATAACACCGACCTATTGACGCAACTCAACCGCGGCGCGGAAGTGGTAGCCGAGCGACTGAAAACGATGGATTGGTCTGCCGTGCCCGTATCGGACTACAATAAAAGGTATTTAAAAAAATATACTGCAAAATTGACGCCGACGTTTCAGAAATATGTGTATATACTTGCACTCGCATTGGAGAAACAGGATGACATTGCGCGTTGTACTTTGGTTGATTTCGGCGGGGGATGCGGTTTGCTTTCGTGCATAGCCAAAGCAGCCGGTGTGGGGCGCGTCGTGTATAATGATATTTTTGAAACATCCGTACAAGACGTACGAAAACTTTCGGAGCTTTGGCAAATCCCTATCAATGATTTCGTATGCGGCGATCTGGATGCGATTCATCAGTTTCTTGAACGCGAAAAAATAAATTGCGATGCGTTTGTGTCATGCGATGTGTTGGAACACATTTATCGGCATGAACTATTTTTTAAACAAGCCGCGGTGTTGCCTTCTAAAGCGATGTCATTGGTCATGTCAACGCATGCCAATCCGCTCAATCCGGCTATTCGCCGTTCACTGCAAGCCAGTCAACGTCGTGTCGAACTCGAGGATCGTAAAGCCGAATGGGGTCACAAAGATCGGGATGATTTACGTTCCTATCGTCGCATCAGAGCCGAAATGATCGGCGCTGAAAATTCGGATTTGAAGAAAGAAACGATATATGAATTAGCGGAGCGCACACGCGGTATGAAAGCGGAGGACATTCGCGCAACGGTGGAAATTTTTAAAACGGAAGGTCGTATGCCACCTAAACCGGACCATCCTACCAATACGTGCGATCCGGGCAACGGAAACTGGGCGGACCGGCTTTTGGAACCGCAGGTATACGCTCATGCCTTGAAAGAAGCGGGATTTGAAACGACGGTTTATTCCGGCTTTTATGGTCATCCGCACCCGACGGTGCGTCGCGCGATAGCGCGATTATTAGACACCGGCATTCGTTGGCTGGGGCATCATCAGGGCGTGCGACTCGCATCCTATTTTATCGTCAAAGGTGTTAAATAA
- a CDS encoding M48 family metallopeptidase: MHATMDDRKSYNRQKLWLGILSGVLSFCVLIAVFFSGLSDTLARWVMSQTEQPYIQFLLYLFTLGLLQSIVTFPLSFYNGYILEHRYRLSNQSFKQWCVENVKGLTLGIVIGVPLLLIFFYTLRNFGFWWWLPLAGVLFLFSVLLARIAPTLIFPLFYTFKPVEKTALVERITRLCLKAGLQVQGVFEFNLSKTTKKANAAFAGIGKSKRILLGDTLLEQFSDDEIEVVFAHEAGHYAHRHITKGMIWGILSTFGGLCLTAFVYDNLFPIFEYTDRAELGALPLIAILLSLYNVITTPAGHILSRRHEREADAYALRETKNRAAFISAMQRLSDTNLADENPHPLVEWYFYSHPAIGKRIASAETMILE; the protein is encoded by the coding sequence ATGCATGCGACAATGGACGATCGAAAATCCTACAATCGCCAAAAACTGTGGCTCGGCATACTATCCGGTGTATTGAGTTTTTGTGTATTGATCGCGGTTTTTTTTTCCGGTTTGTCAGATACGTTGGCCCGATGGGTGATGTCGCAAACGGAGCAACCCTATATACAATTTCTGCTGTATCTATTTACTCTGGGTTTATTGCAAAGCATCGTCACTTTTCCTTTGAGTTTTTATAACGGATATATTTTAGAGCACCGATACCGTTTATCCAATCAGTCATTCAAACAATGGTGTGTTGAAAATGTAAAAGGCTTGACGCTGGGTATCGTGATCGGCGTCCCTTTACTTTTGATCTTTTTTTACACGCTCCGCAACTTTGGATTTTGGTGGTGGCTGCCTTTGGCCGGCGTATTGTTTTTATTCTCCGTTTTGTTAGCGCGCATTGCCCCGACGTTGATTTTTCCCTTGTTCTATACGTTTAAACCGGTCGAAAAAACAGCGCTCGTCGAGCGCATCACCCGCTTGTGCTTAAAAGCCGGTTTGCAAGTCCAGGGGGTATTCGAATTTAATCTTAGTAAAACCACCAAAAAAGCCAACGCGGCTTTTGCCGGTATCGGGAAATCCAAACGTATTTTGCTGGGCGATACGCTGTTAGAACAATTTTCTGACGATGAAATCGAAGTTGTTTTCGCTCACGAAGCCGGTCACTACGCGCACCGCCACATTACCAAAGGCATGATCTGGGGCATCCTTTCTACATTCGGCGGACTTTGTTTGACAGCCTTCGTATATGATAATTTATTTCCTATTTTTGAATATACGGATCGCGCGGAATTGGGCGCATTGCCTCTCATTGCTATCCTGCTGAGTCTATACAACGTTATCACTACACCGGCCGGCCATATTCTCAGTCGTCGGCATGAACGCGAAGCGGACGCGTATGCACTGCGTGAAACCAAAAACCGTGCGGCTTTTATTTCAGCCATGCAGCGTTTGTCGGATACCAATCTTGCGGATGAGAATCCGCATCCGCTGGTGGAATGGTATTTTTATTCACATCCCGCGATCGGCAAACGCATTGCCTCCGCGGAAACGATGATATTGGAATAG
- a CDS encoding ABC-F family ATP-binding cassette domain-containing protein, with protein MLQLVNLTVEFGGRTLFSNLTWKINDRDRVALIGPNGAGKSTLLKIIARQQSATSGAIAQPKHLRVGYLPQDGLHAHGKPLLEEVVSAFDEIVRIKQRLDELEHALHTLDHEAPAYARALDEYGHLHQRLDDMGAASAESKAAKILNGLGFKESEFDKLCELFSGGWQMRIALAKLLLQNPDVLLLDEPTNHLDIDSIEWLEEYIKNYEGAIFMVSHDRYFIDNVCNRIVELERQTLTDYVGSYDDYEEQKALAEEQLLAAYERQQDEIKRVQLFIDRFRYKATKARQAQSRVKMLERMDRIQLPEEEKRAIQFRFPQPIKSGRVALEIAGIQKSYDGRPILKGIEFALERGEKVALVGPNGAGKSTLLRIIAGDETPDTGTIKHGYNVTMEYFAQQQSDKLDMTRSVYEEIASAATNQPPLLLRTILGAFLFSGDDINKKVKVLSGGERSRLAFAKMLLNPANFIILDEPTNHIDAQSKEILQGALTDYEGTLLIVSHDRYFLESLVTKVIEVREGHAKIYPGTFAEYHERKVKEHAEAAARESIAEVKVKPIVSKPEREVKKEPVKADQQAKRKREKQLGQIESDIQKAETQKIEIEAQLADPLLYKNPDRQKTVQSEYNALHARITALYEEWNALAAEL; from the coding sequence ATGTTACAGCTTGTCAATCTTACGGTCGAATTTGGCGGACGCACGTTATTTTCTAACCTCACATGGAAGATCAATGATCGCGACCGCGTGGCCTTGATCGGTCCCAACGGGGCCGGAAAATCCACACTTCTCAAAATCATCGCGCGTCAGCAATCGGCAACAAGCGGCGCCATCGCCCAACCCAAACATTTGCGCGTCGGATATTTGCCCCAGGACGGATTGCATGCCCACGGTAAGCCGCTTCTCGAAGAAGTCGTATCGGCATTTGATGAAATCGTTCGTATCAAACAAAGACTCGATGAATTGGAACATGCTTTGCACACTCTGGATCACGAAGCGCCGGCCTATGCCAGAGCATTGGACGAATACGGACATCTGCATCAGCGCTTAGATGATATGGGCGCGGCCTCCGCCGAATCTAAAGCCGCCAAAATTCTGAACGGTCTCGGTTTTAAAGAAAGCGAATTTGATAAACTGTGCGAACTTTTTAGCGGCGGTTGGCAAATGCGTATCGCCTTAGCTAAGCTTCTTTTGCAAAACCCCGATGTATTATTGCTTGACGAACCGACAAACCATTTGGACATTGACTCCATCGAATGGCTGGAGGAATACATCAAAAATTATGAAGGCGCCATTTTTATGGTGTCGCATGATCGTTATTTTATAGATAATGTTTGCAACCGTATCGTCGAACTCGAACGCCAAACGTTGACCGATTATGTAGGTTCTTACGACGACTATGAAGAACAGAAAGCATTGGCTGAAGAACAACTTCTCGCGGCGTACGAACGCCAGCAGGATGAAATAAAGCGTGTTCAGCTTTTTATTGATCGCTTCCGTTATAAGGCGACCAAAGCCCGCCAAGCGCAGAGTCGCGTCAAGATGCTGGAACGCATGGACCGCATTCAATTGCCTGAGGAAGAAAAACGGGCCATCCAGTTTCGGTTCCCTCAACCGATCAAAAGCGGACGGGTCGCGCTTGAGATCGCTGGAATACAAAAATCGTACGACGGACGACCGATTCTCAAAGGTATCGAATTTGCTCTTGAGCGCGGCGAAAAAGTAGCCCTTGTCGGTCCTAACGGCGCCGGTAAATCAACGCTGTTGCGTATCATCGCGGGCGATGAAACGCCGGATACGGGTACGATCAAGCACGGTTACAATGTTACGATGGAATATTTTGCACAGCAGCAGTCCGATAAACTGGACATGACGCGCAGTGTGTATGAAGAAATCGCTTCGGCGGCAACGAATCAACCGCCCCTACTACTGCGTACCATCTTAGGCGCCTTTCTTTTTTCTGGCGATGATATCAATAAAAAAGTCAAAGTGCTCAGCGGTGGAGAACGCTCGCGTCTCGCCTTTGCCAAAATGCTTCTCAATCCGGCAAATTTTATCATTTTGGATGAACCGACCAATCACATTGACGCACAATCCAAAGAAATTCTGCAGGGTGCGCTCACTGATTATGAAGGCACATTGCTCATCGTCTCCCACGATCGCTATTTTTTGGAAAGCCTTGTCACAAAGGTCATAGAGGTGCGCGAAGGGCATGCTAAAATTTACCCCGGAACATTTGCTGAATATCACGAACGCAAAGTCAAAGAGCACGCCGAAGCCGCTGCGCGCGAATCTATCGCTGAAGTAAAAGTAAAACCGATTGTTTCAAAGCCTGAACGCGAGGTTAAAAAAGAACCGGTCAAAGCCGACCAACAAGCCAAACGTAAACGCGAAAAACAATTGGGCCAAATCGAAAGCGATATTCAAAAAGCCGAAACCCAAAAAATCGAAATCGAAGCTCAGTTAGCCGATCCGCTGCTATATAAAAACCCGGATCGTCAAAAAACGGTCCAATCCGAATACAATGCTTTGCATGCACGTATCACGGCGCTGTATGAAGAGTGGAATGCCCTCGCTGCCGAGCTGTGA
- a CDS encoding ComF family protein: protein MMLASLRISLYWLADFFYPSTCLACRVRLGPADKHICASCWNALKTVGESDYEGILRCDAIDAIHAGYYYDEVLQKSIHALKYERALSLIPKFADRLAPIVHTNPMLKTATRITAIPLNPIRKRERGYNQAELLARAVGQLAGLSYVETLQRVRHTESQTKMNTAEDRIKNVDGVFIAKADASVQDQSVILVDDIITTGSTANACAAALKKAGASKVFVLTVGRPTLG, encoded by the coding sequence ATGATGTTAGCCTCGTTGCGTATTAGCTTATATTGGCTGGCCGATTTTTTTTATCCTTCAACTTGCCTGGCTTGCCGAGTACGTTTGGGTCCTGCCGACAAACATATTTGCGCGTCGTGCTGGAACGCTCTCAAAACGGTCGGCGAAAGTGATTATGAAGGAATACTCCGATGCGACGCGATCGATGCGATCCATGCGGGATATTATTATGATGAGGTATTACAGAAATCTATCCATGCTTTGAAATACGAGCGTGCGTTGTCGCTGATTCCAAAGTTTGCTGACCGATTGGCGCCGATAGTGCATACTAACCCGATGTTAAAAACAGCTACACGGATTACCGCTATACCTTTGAATCCCATTCGTAAACGTGAACGCGGATACAATCAGGCCGAATTACTAGCCCGTGCCGTGGGGCAATTGGCCGGTTTATCGTATGTAGAAACTTTGCAGCGCGTTCGGCACACCGAGTCACAAACGAAAATGAATACGGCGGAAGATCGTATCAAAAATGTGGATGGGGTTTTTATAGCGAAGGCTGATGCGAGCGTACAAGATCAATCCGTGATCCTCGTGGATGATATTATTACGACAGGATCCACGGCAAATGCCTGTGCTGCGGCTTTAAAAAAAGCCGGTGCTTCAAAAGTATTTGTTCTTACCGTAGGCCGTCCCACCTTGGGTTAA
- a CDS encoding response regulator has product MKKQHHQILVVDDEELNVRFLSQFLIRKGFAAITAHSGEEALALVASESPDLVLLDAMMPQMDGFEVCRRLRANPETALLPVVMVTALQRPEDEAHALDAGADDFLPKPINYTELMSRIRSLMRIKDLHDELRTNQDALEEKHDQLLQLQHLRESLTQMLVHDLKNPLTGIMGCTELLTMLSENMTEKQVSILKKLEDNTGTLLKMVTELLDVSRMEENKLVIRPEAVSVKEVFMHNIGELEYMIEKYQLVMDMHLRDDNVMVWADRDLLMRIIANLLFNAIKHSQKGGKLTLTCEWQAAEHRMYFAVADTGEGIPAEYLEKIFEKFSQVDLKQRGLKSDRGLGLTFCKLAVEAHGGKIWAESELGKGSTFKFFIPSSMPSA; this is encoded by the coding sequence ATGAAAAAACAACATCACCAAATATTAGTCGTTGACGATGAGGAATTAAACGTTCGGTTCCTAAGTCAATTTCTCATTCGTAAAGGCTTTGCTGCGATTACAGCGCATTCCGGCGAAGAGGCGTTGGCTCTTGTTGCGTCAGAATCTCCGGATCTTGTTTTACTCGATGCCATGATGCCGCAAATGGACGGATTTGAAGTCTGCCGTCGCTTGCGGGCCAATCCGGAAACGGCATTACTGCCGGTGGTCATGGTTACGGCCTTGCAGCGCCCGGAGGATGAAGCGCACGCATTGGATGCCGGCGCTGATGATTTTTTGCCCAAACCGATCAACTATACCGAACTCATGTCGCGCATTCGTTCCCTGATGCGTATCAAAGACTTGCATGACGAACTGCGTACCAATCAAGATGCACTTGAAGAAAAACACGACCAGCTTCTGCAACTACAGCACTTGCGCGAATCGCTCACGCAAATGCTCGTTCATGATCTCAAAAACCCGCTAACCGGGATCATGGGATGTACCGAATTGCTCACGATGCTGAGCGAGAACATGACCGAAAAACAAGTTTCTATTCTCAAAAAACTGGAAGATAATACCGGTACGTTACTCAAAATGGTGACGGAACTTTTGGATGTGAGCCGGATGGAGGAGAATAAACTGGTGATTCGCCCGGAAGCCGTGTCTGTGAAAGAAGTGTTTATGCACAATATCGGCGAACTGGAATATATGATCGAAAAATACCAGTTGGTTATGGATATGCACTTGCGTGACGATAACGTGATGGTGTGGGCGGATCGCGATTTACTGATGCGCATCATTGCTAACCTCCTTTTTAATGCCATCAAACACAGTCAGAAAGGCGGGAAACTGACCCTGACGTGCGAATGGCAAGCGGCAGAACATCGCATGTATTTTGCGGTGGCGGATACCGGCGAAGGGATTCCTGCCGAATATCTTGAGAAGATTTTTGAAAAATTTTCACAAGTTGATCTCAAGCAACGCGGGCTCAAGTCGGATCGCGGCTTAGGATTGACATTTTGCAAACTCGCCGTTGAAGCGCACGGCGGTAAAATATGGGCCGAAAGCGAATTAGGTAAAGGCAGCACTTTTAAGTTTTTCATTCCTTCATCCATGCCATCCGCATGA
- a CDS encoding PASTA domain-containing protein, with product MRRLFYSAFYFCVIVLFFVLLLDKWLMPMYVDLGKDIAVPAVTGLSSEMAQKKLSELGFSVVLKRRYDISVAPNTVIQQSPEAQALVKAGRQIHLVIADDNQTVIMPSLTLSTYRDAVFNLQSIGLAIGVLDSASSNEFPQGVILKQSIEPNTVVRLGQSVDLTISLGNNITESKVPFLINLSLKDATARISDSGLRLGKIERKFLPDLIPDTVVGQSLDSSLVVTPLTIIDLTVSSTDSEL from the coding sequence ATGCGCCGATTATTTTATTCAGCATTTTATTTTTGCGTCATCGTTCTTTTTTTTGTTCTTTTACTGGATAAATGGCTGATGCCCATGTACGTGGATTTGGGCAAAGATATCGCCGTACCGGCCGTCACAGGGCTATCTTCGGAAATGGCACAAAAAAAACTTAGTGAATTAGGATTTTCGGTGGTACTAAAGCGCCGTTATGATATCTCGGTAGCCCCTAACACGGTGATACAACAAAGCCCGGAAGCGCAAGCGTTGGTAAAAGCAGGTCGTCAGATTCATTTGGTTATCGCGGATGACAATCAAACGGTCATCATGCCTTCGCTGACTTTATCCACATATCGTGATGCTGTTTTTAATTTACAATCTATCGGTCTTGCCATTGGCGTACTTGATTCGGCTTCGTCCAATGAATTTCCTCAGGGCGTTATACTCAAACAATCGATTGAACCCAACACCGTCGTTCGCCTGGGGCAATCTGTCGATCTTACAATAAGCCTTGGAAATAATATAACCGAATCCAAGGTACCTTTTTTGATCAACCTCAGCCTCAAAGATGCCACAGCTCGGATATCCGATTCCGGTCTGCGACTCGGAAAAATCGAACGTAAATTTTTGCCCGATTTGATACCTGATACGGTTGTCGGCCAATCGTTGGATTCGTCACTCGTCGTGACCCCACTGACAATCATTGATCTTACCGTGAGTTCGACCGATAGTGAACTATAA
- a CDS encoding glycosyltransferase family 4 protein, with protein sequence MNYKFPKNLRKFCFVTDGFIADPAATITGPMVQTYIIGKELSNRNWEVHYVAYNKSGMHGYMMHEGLHVHWIKARRYLPMLSLPSVWMALIRINPDVLYQRGRDILTGLMALYGLMYGKRTLWASAGETGVERKKYASQKNRQKGNFIRRWVLQIEALINDTICNFGMRRTDQMIVQTAYQQQRLLVTYARSSTIIKSGHPLPPSVQRALPIKVLWISSIKPVKRVDLFLDLADMCKNEPIEFWIAGQIVHDETGHKMQERIAKMNNIRYLGAVPFEQSSVLIASSHILVNTTEIGYEGLPNAFVQAWLAGTVTLSLHTDPDAVIMKNDLGYVNPGLVHLKETILRFIFEFAVWHRQSNACRQYAEENYSVVSIVNQIEKTL encoded by the coding sequence GTGAACTATAAATTCCCAAAAAATCTCCGAAAATTTTGTTTCGTAACCGATGGATTTATTGCCGATCCGGCGGCAACCATTACCGGACCCATGGTTCAAACTTATATCATAGGTAAAGAGCTTTCAAATCGTAATTGGGAAGTACACTACGTAGCCTATAATAAGTCCGGCATGCATGGCTACATGATGCATGAAGGATTACATGTCCATTGGATAAAAGCACGTCGCTATTTACCCATGCTCAGTTTACCGTCTGTATGGATGGCGTTAATTCGTATCAATCCGGACGTGCTGTATCAACGTGGGCGCGACATATTGACCGGCCTTATGGCTTTGTACGGCCTGATGTATGGTAAACGCACACTCTGGGCAAGTGCCGGCGAAACGGGTGTTGAGCGTAAAAAATATGCGTCCCAAAAAAATCGTCAAAAGGGTAATTTTATTCGTCGTTGGGTATTGCAAATCGAAGCACTGATCAACGATACGATCTGTAACTTTGGTATGCGCCGCACTGACCAGATGATCGTACAAACAGCCTATCAACAACAACGTCTACTTGTTACTTATGCCCGTTCCTCGACGATCATCAAATCCGGCCATCCCTTGCCTCCATCCGTTCAACGTGCCTTGCCTATAAAAGTACTATGGATCAGCAGCATCAAACCGGTCAAACGCGTTGATTTGTTTTTAGATCTGGCTGATATGTGTAAAAATGAGCCCATCGAATTTTGGATTGCCGGGCAGATTGTGCACGATGAAACAGGTCATAAAATGCAAGAGCGCATTGCAAAGATGAACAACATTCGCTATCTTGGCGCCGTTCCGTTTGAACAAAGCAGCGTACTTATCGCGTCATCGCACATATTGGTCAATACGACCGAAATCGGTTATGAAGGATTACCGAACGCCTTTGTCCAAGCTTGGCTTGCCGGAACTGTTACATTGAGTCTGCATACCGATCCGGATGCCGTGATCATGAAAAATGACTTAGGCTACGTCAATCCGGGATTGGTACACTTAAAAGAAACGATACTCCGGTTTATTTTTGAATTTGCGGTATGGCACCGCCAAAGTAATGCGTGCCGCCAATATGCAGAAGAAAACTATTCAGTGGTTTCCATCGTCAATCAAATTGAGAAAACTTTATAA
- a CDS encoding class I SAM-dependent methyltransferase, with protein sequence MSSISEQKHQRVVELENELRSENFKRPQYRYGMDLVKATGLAKGRVIEFGGGRGEFSRLLKDYGFEVVFTDINPANVEFAKSIGFEGYVIDANSGMANQKTDSYDGAVMLEVIEHVTQAELLLKETHRILKPGGFLVLSTPNPYFLWRRLSVLFGKPIDGEGYHWRYYTVYSLESTLRESGFTIVTHNHYASTFGLGKILKLIGYTKTFRWPRFLHGLLVRKIYFLMEKRDH encoded by the coding sequence ATGTCTAGTATTAGCGAACAAAAACATCAACGGGTTGTCGAATTAGAAAATGAATTGCGCTCTGAAAATTTCAAACGACCACAGTATCGATATGGTATGGATCTGGTGAAAGCTACAGGACTAGCTAAAGGTCGTGTCATTGAGTTTGGCGGTGGTCGCGGTGAATTTAGCAGACTACTTAAAGACTACGGTTTTGAGGTCGTTTTTACCGATATCAATCCGGCGAATGTCGAATTTGCAAAATCCATTGGATTTGAAGGATATGTCATTGACGCCAACAGCGGTATGGCGAATCAAAAAACCGATTCGTACGACGGCGCCGTTATGCTGGAAGTCATCGAACACGTTACCCAAGCCGAATTATTACTCAAAGAAACACATCGCATTTTAAAACCCGGCGGATTTCTCGTCTTAAGCACGCCCAATCCGTACTTCCTATGGCGTCGTCTTTCTGTGCTTTTCGGTAAGCCTATAGACGGCGAAGGCTACCACTGGCGCTATTATACAGTGTATTCACTGGAATCCACTCTTCGCGAAAGCGGATTTACCATTGTTACGCATAATCACTACGCCTCCACGTTCGGCCTAGGTAAAATTCTGAAGCTTATCGGCTATACGAAGACATTTCGTTGGCCAAGATTTTTGCACGGTTTGTTGGTGAGAAAAATATATTTTTTAATGGAGAAACGTGATCATTAA